A stretch of the Odontesthes bonariensis isolate fOdoBon6 chromosome 5, fOdoBon6.hap1, whole genome shotgun sequence genome encodes the following:
- the pals2a gene encoding MAGUK p55 subfamily member 6a isoform X1, which yields MTVANAKSGSAMQQVLDNLKDLPPGTGAKDIDLIFLRAIMESRIVRSLAKAHERLEEVKLQAVQDNNVELVAEILDSLNNLPEKDAAAAELVRILQEPHFKSLIEAHDKVAAKCYEMPHTTANSNSMLTSSFMPADAVRMIGIQKKAGEPLGVTFRVAQGEMVITRILHGSSIDRQGMLHTGDIICEVNGLEVGSNPHELQELLSACTGSVTLKVLPSYKDTPAPPQVYLKPHFNYNPATDNLIPCKEAGLAFSKGDILHVVNKEDPNWWQACKVVGGATGLIPSQFLEEKRKAFVRRDWDAVGSGKLCGTLTAKKKKKKMMYLTSKNAEFDRYELQIYEEVARMPPFQRKTLVLIGAQGVGRRSLKNRLIVMNPLRYGTTVPFTSRSPREEEKNGQNYCFVTREAMEKDIKESRYLEHGEYDGNLYGTKIDSILEVVETRRTCILDVNPQALKVLKTADFMPFVVFIAAPELDTLRDMHKAVVDAGLTTKLLTENDLKKTVDESARIRRAYSHYFDLTIVNDNLDKAFDKLQDAVEQLFVEPQWVPVSWVY from the exons ATGACTGTGGCCAATGCAAAGTCTGGCTCAG CCATGCAGCAGGTACTGGACAACCTTAAGGACTTGCCACCGGGCACAGGAGCTAAAGACATTGACCTCATCTTCCTCAGAGCCATCATGGAGAGCCGCATCGTCCGCTCCCTCGCTAAG GCTCACGAGCGTCTTGAGGAAGTTAAGTTGCAAGCCGTGCAGGACAATAACGTTGAGCTGGTGGCAGAGATCTTGGACTCCCTCAACAACCTGCCAGAAAAAGATGCTGCCGCTGCCGAGCTTGTCAGAATCCTTCAGGAGCCACACTTTAAG TCTTTGATAGAGGCCCACGACAAAGTGGCTGCGAAGTGCTACGAAATGCCCCACACTACGGCGAACAGCAATTCCATGTTGACGAGTTCATTCATGCCTGCTGATGCTGTCAGGATGATTGGCATCCAGAAGAAAGCTGGGGAACCACTG GGCGTGACGTTCCGTGTGGCGCAGGGAGAGATGGTGATCACACGCATCCTGCATGGCAGCTCCATCGACAGGCAGGGGATGCTGCACACGGGGGATATAATCTGTGAGGTAAACGGTCTTGAGGTCGGGAGCAACCCCCATGAACTCCAGGAGCTGCTGAGCGCCTGCACTGGAAGCGTCACACTCAAAGTCCTACCAAGCTACAAAGACACACCTGCACCACCCCAG GTTTATCTGAAGCCACACTTCAACTATAACCCAGCCACAGACAACTTGATCCCCTGTAAAGAGGCAGGCCTGGCCTTCTCCAAAGGGGACATACTTCATGTAGTCAACAAGGAGGATCCCAACTGGTGGCAG GCGTGCAAAGTTGTTGGTGGAGCTACGGGCCTCATCCCTAGTCAGTTTTTGGAGGAGAAGAGGAAAGCTTTTGTGAGAAGAGACTGGGACGCCGTTGGTTCAG GGAAGCTCTGTGGCACTCTAActgcaaagaagaaaaagaaaaaaatgatgtACCTCACTTCTAAAAACGCAG AGTTTGACCGTTATGAGCTGCAGATCTATGAGGAAGTAGCCAGGATGCCACCGTTCCAAAGGAAAACACTGGTTCTGATTGGAGCCCAGGGagttgggaggcggagcctcaaGAACAGACTTATTGTCATGAACCCTCTGAGATATGGAACCACTGTCCCCT tTACGTCACGCAGTCCcagagaagaggagaaaaatggCCAGAACTACTGCTTTGTGACGCGAGAAGCAATGGAAAAAGACATCAAGGAGAGCCGATATCTGGAGCACGGCGAGTACGACGGCAATCTTTACGGCACCAAGATCGACTCTATCCTTGAAGTGGTGGAAACGAGGCGAACGTGCATCCTAGACGTCAACCCACAG GCCCTGAAAGTGTTGAAGACTGCCGATTTCATGCCGTTTGTGGTGTTTATTGCTGCTCCTGAGCTGGACACGCTAAGAGATATGCACAAAGCTGTGGTCGATGCTGGCCTTACTACCAAACTACTCACA GAGAATGATTTAAAGAAGACCGTGGATGAGAGTGCCAGGATCCGGCGGGCGTACAGCCACTACTTTGACCTGACTATTGTCAACGACAATCTGGACAAGGCCTTCGACAAGCTGCAGGATGCTGTAGAGCAATTATTTGTGGAGCCGCAGTGGGTTCCAGTGAGCTGGGTCTACTGA
- the pals2a gene encoding MAGUK p55 subfamily member 6a isoform X2 produces the protein MQQVLDNLKDLPPGTGAKDIDLIFLRAIMESRIVRSLAKAHERLEEVKLQAVQDNNVELVAEILDSLNNLPEKDAAAAELVRILQEPHFKSLIEAHDKVAAKCYEMPHTTANSNSMLTSSFMPADAVRMIGIQKKAGEPLGVTFRVAQGEMVITRILHGSSIDRQGMLHTGDIICEVNGLEVGSNPHELQELLSACTGSVTLKVLPSYKDTPAPPQVYLKPHFNYNPATDNLIPCKEAGLAFSKGDILHVVNKEDPNWWQACKVVGGATGLIPSQFLEEKRKAFVRRDWDAVGSGKLCGTLTAKKKKKKMMYLTSKNAEFDRYELQIYEEVARMPPFQRKTLVLIGAQGVGRRSLKNRLIVMNPLRYGTTVPFTSRSPREEEKNGQNYCFVTREAMEKDIKESRYLEHGEYDGNLYGTKIDSILEVVETRRTCILDVNPQALKVLKTADFMPFVVFIAAPELDTLRDMHKAVVDAGLTTKLLTENDLKKTVDESARIRRAYSHYFDLTIVNDNLDKAFDKLQDAVEQLFVEPQWVPVSWVY, from the exons ATGCAGCAGGTACTGGACAACCTTAAGGACTTGCCACCGGGCACAGGAGCTAAAGACATTGACCTCATCTTCCTCAGAGCCATCATGGAGAGCCGCATCGTCCGCTCCCTCGCTAAG GCTCACGAGCGTCTTGAGGAAGTTAAGTTGCAAGCCGTGCAGGACAATAACGTTGAGCTGGTGGCAGAGATCTTGGACTCCCTCAACAACCTGCCAGAAAAAGATGCTGCCGCTGCCGAGCTTGTCAGAATCCTTCAGGAGCCACACTTTAAG TCTTTGATAGAGGCCCACGACAAAGTGGCTGCGAAGTGCTACGAAATGCCCCACACTACGGCGAACAGCAATTCCATGTTGACGAGTTCATTCATGCCTGCTGATGCTGTCAGGATGATTGGCATCCAGAAGAAAGCTGGGGAACCACTG GGCGTGACGTTCCGTGTGGCGCAGGGAGAGATGGTGATCACACGCATCCTGCATGGCAGCTCCATCGACAGGCAGGGGATGCTGCACACGGGGGATATAATCTGTGAGGTAAACGGTCTTGAGGTCGGGAGCAACCCCCATGAACTCCAGGAGCTGCTGAGCGCCTGCACTGGAAGCGTCACACTCAAAGTCCTACCAAGCTACAAAGACACACCTGCACCACCCCAG GTTTATCTGAAGCCACACTTCAACTATAACCCAGCCACAGACAACTTGATCCCCTGTAAAGAGGCAGGCCTGGCCTTCTCCAAAGGGGACATACTTCATGTAGTCAACAAGGAGGATCCCAACTGGTGGCAG GCGTGCAAAGTTGTTGGTGGAGCTACGGGCCTCATCCCTAGTCAGTTTTTGGAGGAGAAGAGGAAAGCTTTTGTGAGAAGAGACTGGGACGCCGTTGGTTCAG GGAAGCTCTGTGGCACTCTAActgcaaagaagaaaaagaaaaaaatgatgtACCTCACTTCTAAAAACGCAG AGTTTGACCGTTATGAGCTGCAGATCTATGAGGAAGTAGCCAGGATGCCACCGTTCCAAAGGAAAACACTGGTTCTGATTGGAGCCCAGGGagttgggaggcggagcctcaaGAACAGACTTATTGTCATGAACCCTCTGAGATATGGAACCACTGTCCCCT tTACGTCACGCAGTCCcagagaagaggagaaaaatggCCAGAACTACTGCTTTGTGACGCGAGAAGCAATGGAAAAAGACATCAAGGAGAGCCGATATCTGGAGCACGGCGAGTACGACGGCAATCTTTACGGCACCAAGATCGACTCTATCCTTGAAGTGGTGGAAACGAGGCGAACGTGCATCCTAGACGTCAACCCACAG GCCCTGAAAGTGTTGAAGACTGCCGATTTCATGCCGTTTGTGGTGTTTATTGCTGCTCCTGAGCTGGACACGCTAAGAGATATGCACAAAGCTGTGGTCGATGCTGGCCTTACTACCAAACTACTCACA GAGAATGATTTAAAGAAGACCGTGGATGAGAGTGCCAGGATCCGGCGGGCGTACAGCCACTACTTTGACCTGACTATTGTCAACGACAATCTGGACAAGGCCTTCGACAAGCTGCAGGATGCTGTAGAGCAATTATTTGTGGAGCCGCAGTGGGTTCCAGTGAGCTGGGTCTACTGA
- the LOC142380747 gene encoding peptide YY-like — protein MSPSIVALCLLVCFHSGINAYPVKPAGPREGASPEELAKYYSALRHYINLITRQRYGKRDSPDSVFSDVLIREMNTESVPGSDYIRYEGLPVW, from the exons ATGTCGCCGAGCATTGTGGCTCTCTGCCTGCTGGTTTGCTTTCACTCTGGTATAAATGCATATCCAGTCAAGCCTGCTGGTCCACGGGAAGGAGCATCACCTGAGGAGCTTGCCAAGTATTATTCTGCACTGAGACACTACATCAATCTCATTACGAGACAGAG GTATGGGAAAAGAGACAGTCCAGACTCTGTGTTTTCAGATGTGTTGATAAGGGAGATGAACACAGAGAGTGTTCCAGGGTCCGACTATATCAG GTATGAGGGGCTGCCCGTGTGGTGA